A stretch of Parachlamydia sp. AcF125 DNA encodes these proteins:
- a CDS encoding HEAT repeat domain-containing protein has product MRINASFLLKADQISDYIPGLSTITNSIDLFQKYVVFPSKQKASISNSHYYTYLQQKSFSRCIVLLIPVIGNIIIGIYDLAKRKYNYKGTVLAATQPVAPSARQSSQKYSPPQPSSEGFASDKGRQLGKYAKSLVMGKKGARVSKAVQHDYSQATLMAGYDEETARQLATGMHEEQPQVSSSLEQWPSGESGSCEHSLIESFIDLFPHLPTKLDPIGPLAIVKGNQLEGAHSHQNIHSSLAVHYHGARPSRLSEAKLHEKLKDVLRLKCPGCISGCIKNLIAQGRRLLKEIKEEISLQGVFYLATAYELYRNLNMQEYKFDWPLLDEYLDKLENSLKEGESLLHYFAAHENRSIFIYLFVKRPNIKTYLTVSAENLAKETPLHVAVKGRFTSIVQLLLEYGADVKKLDSLHNNALHHACQSQKDCVDIVKLLLQYEPTLMEAKNEDGQTPLHLAAFTGNEKSFACLLNQTTGQLQLDQQDKKGNTPLHLAILGWSESSIKGKDPYCKIIEALVKKGADLNALNQENKTALALAFENAAITQALVQAKLSPQILASTLQSFYLSRKKISIFRIKAEQEWELEVSLEEIYVRLGMIEREEREARDQALGKHSDYLQDGRIQTYETIFEPKQNIELEKLFEHESLAKRGPKRIYLQGAAGSGKSTLCHYIAYRWAKGDLWQEIFSYVFCIPLRNFTKEKYPADKEYTPADLIAREYAGQIDPRVIEACIHNSALQEKTLLILDGYDELSADAQRNISLAKAFKELKKLFPHILITSRPGGCSFNRSCDLELLGFDKEGIGRYIDRFFKEVQAEEKKVKLYHLLNTSPQVLSLAHTPINLALLCCLFNEDPGFFDSNHSITMTAIYEQIVNWMYKWFLLRKIGLNQYKQTKEKILEKKNLRHNSEVAKIATAFEDLAFFAMEKDTLYLSREKIDEVSGAGITSDELTDCGLMRIPAAEEKGYFIHLTFQEFLTASKVANQYLKGERQACQNFVRQYKFEPRYGLVLRMIAGYLSLATSSDGGYSDSDALQSFFDDLFAEPHDLAARSELYLIAECFEECRDPTLVNQYADFIKLVKDYIKYLCLLNLDFGRLLRNRNFLNHPEILHTIRELLSDPKTKENTLRILLSISNTGLNLTLEIVGLIVEELKNSKTYPDARRYAAFILEKIARQGGELPQEALAALIQAFGETFSIVSVPATRALEAIAKQEGKLSEKVLAFLIQTFKEGDSRIKYSAASTLGEIARQRGKLSEKVLAFLIQTFEEGDSRIKSYAASTLGEIAKQGGELPKEALEALIQAFKKGDSKTKDSAVDVLTEIAEQRGELPKEALDALIQALKEGDSKTKHSAARVLRTIADQGGELPKETLGALIQALKEGDSKTKVCTANAIEAIADQGGELPKEALDALIQAFKEGDSKTKDSAADTLGAIARQGGELSKEALAALVQTLKEGNSMTKGYAADALGTIVKQGGELPKEALATLIQALQEGDRETRYSAADALGAIVKQGGEFSKEVLATFIQALKEGDSLAKVYVVSAIKEIVKQVGKLPKEGLNSLIQALKEGDSLTKVYIVNAIKEIAKQGGELPKEVLAVLIQVFKEGDRETEYSAINTLGAIVEQGSELPKEALAILIQALKEGDRETKCSAADALGAIARQGGEFSKEALAALIQALKEGDRETEYSAANVLGAITRQGGEFSKEALAALIQALQEGDGETKYSAATALGATTGQGGELPKEVLVALIQAFNEGDREIKRSVADTLGAIAEQGGELPKEALAALIQVLKEGDIETTFSVANALRIIAKQGGEFSKEALASLIQALKEGDSMTKVYVANVIKARAKQGGEFSKEALEALIQVFKEGDGKTRRYAASALKKIAKQRGELPREVLAALLQALKEDVELTRFYAATVLKKFDKNALLKMSSQAFALITEVCFFIDYGFSIKGQQLQISDKRATYFCKDKLTLSYKEIREKLPKELAEWRRRLDSLSQIGSSQEPTDRI; this is encoded by the coding sequence ATGCGCATAAATGCTAGCTTTTTATTAAAAGCAGACCAAATATCTGACTATATCCCAGGCTTGAGTACCATCACTAACTCGATTGATTTATTCCAAAAGTATGTGGTGTTTCCATCGAAGCAAAAAGCAAGTATTTCAAACAGCCATTATTACACCTACTTGCAGCAAAAAAGCTTTTCCCGCTGTATTGTGCTGCTAATTCCTGTGATAGGAAATATTATTATAGGAATTTATGACTTGGCTAAGAGGAAATACAACTATAAGGGTACTGTGCTTGCCGCTACCCAGCCAGTTGCTCCTTCTGCTCGCCAATCTTCTCAAAAATATAGCCCTCCTCAACCTAGCAGTGAAGGGTTTGCTAGCGATAAAGGCCGTCAACTCGGTAAATATGCAAAAAGCTTGGTGATGGGTAAAAAAGGAGCTAGAGTAAGCAAGGCGGTTCAGCACGACTATTCTCAAGCCACCCTTATGGCTGGTTATGATGAAGAAACAGCTCGACAATTAGCAACAGGGATGCATGAGGAACAACCCCAAGTAAGTAGTTCATTGGAACAATGGCCTTCTGGGGAGTCTGGCAGCTGTGAACATAGCCTTATAGAGTCATTTATAGACCTTTTCCCCCATTTGCCCACCAAGCTTGATCCTATCGGGCCTCTGGCTATTGTTAAAGGTAATCAGCTAGAAGGGGCACATTCTCACCAGAATATACACTCTAGTTTGGCTGTTCACTATCATGGGGCGCGCCCCTCTAGGTTGTCAGAAGCAAAACTTCACGAAAAGCTAAAGGATGTGCTGCGACTAAAATGCCCTGGCTGTATATCTGGCTGTATAAAAAATCTAATTGCGCAAGGGCGCAGACTTTTAAAAGAAATAAAAGAAGAGATTTCTCTACAAGGCGTTTTTTATCTAGCCACGGCTTATGAATTATATCGCAATTTGAACATGCAAGAATATAAGTTTGATTGGCCATTGCTGGATGAGTACCTGGATAAATTAGAAAATAGCTTAAAAGAAGGAGAAAGCTTACTACATTACTTTGCGGCTCATGAAAATAGGAGTATTTTTATTTATCTTTTTGTAAAAAGGCCAAATATAAAAACTTACCTCACAGTCTCAGCCGAGAACTTGGCCAAAGAAACTCCTTTGCATGTAGCTGTTAAGGGTAGATTTACATCTATTGTGCAGCTTTTACTTGAGTATGGAGCAGATGTAAAAAAGCTCGACAGCTTGCACAATAATGCTCTGCATCACGCTTGTCAGTCACAAAAGGATTGCGTCGATATCGTTAAGCTTTTGCTACAATATGAACCAACTCTTATGGAAGCTAAAAATGAAGATGGCCAGACCCCTTTACACTTAGCTGCATTTACAGGCAACGAGAAGAGTTTTGCATGCTTGTTAAACCAAACTACAGGTCAACTCCAGCTGGATCAGCAAGACAAAAAGGGAAATACTCCTTTACATTTAGCGATTCTGGGGTGGAGTGAATCTTCTATTAAAGGCAAAGACCCCTATTGCAAAATCATCGAAGCCTTAGTGAAAAAAGGGGCTGACCTAAATGCCTTAAATCAAGAGAATAAAACGGCTTTAGCACTTGCTTTTGAAAATGCAGCTATCACACAGGCTTTAGTTCAGGCAAAACTAAGCCCACAAATTCTGGCTAGCACTCTTCAAAGCTTTTACCTTTCTCGAAAAAAAATTTCCATTTTTAGAATCAAGGCAGAGCAAGAGTGGGAATTGGAAGTGTCTTTGGAAGAAATTTATGTGCGTTTAGGCATGATTGAGCGTGAAGAAAGAGAAGCACGCGACCAGGCACTTGGTAAACATTCTGATTACCTACAAGATGGTCGTATCCAGACTTATGAAACTATCTTCGAGCCTAAGCAAAATATTGAACTTGAAAAGCTTTTCGAACACGAAAGCCTTGCAAAAAGAGGCCCTAAAAGAATTTACCTCCAAGGAGCTGCAGGAAGTGGCAAAAGCACCTTATGCCATTATATCGCTTATCGCTGGGCCAAAGGAGATCTTTGGCAGGAGATTTTTTCTTACGTCTTTTGTATTCCTTTAAGAAATTTTACTAAAGAGAAATATCCCGCTGATAAAGAGTATACTCCTGCTGATCTGATTGCTAGAGAATATGCTGGCCAAATCGATCCTAGGGTGATCGAAGCTTGCATACACAATTCTGCTCTTCAAGAAAAAACCCTGCTTATTTTAGATGGTTATGATGAGCTTAGTGCAGATGCCCAACGAAACATCAGTCTTGCTAAAGCCTTCAAGGAGTTAAAAAAGTTATTTCCCCATATTTTAATCACCTCAAGGCCTGGAGGCTGCTCTTTTAACCGCTCTTGTGATCTAGAGCTTTTAGGGTTTGATAAAGAAGGGATTGGCCGTTATATCGATAGGTTTTTTAAAGAAGTTCAAGCAGAAGAGAAAAAAGTAAAACTCTATCATCTATTAAACACTTCTCCGCAGGTTTTGAGTCTAGCGCATACTCCTATTAACTTAGCTCTGCTTTGTTGCCTCTTTAACGAAGACCCAGGATTTTTTGATTCTAATCATTCCATTACGATGACTGCCATTTATGAGCAGATAGTCAACTGGATGTATAAATGGTTTCTCTTACGAAAGATTGGCCTGAATCAATATAAACAAACCAAAGAGAAAATTCTTGAAAAGAAAAACCTGCGTCATAATTCAGAAGTGGCCAAAATTGCCACTGCTTTTGAAGACCTGGCTTTTTTTGCCATGGAAAAAGATACTCTTTATTTAAGCAGGGAAAAGATTGATGAAGTTAGTGGTGCTGGTATCACCTCTGACGAGCTTACAGATTGCGGGCTTATGCGTATCCCTGCAGCTGAAGAGAAAGGGTATTTTATTCACTTAACCTTCCAAGAATTTCTAACCGCTTCGAAAGTTGCCAATCAATATCTTAAAGGAGAAAGGCAAGCATGCCAAAATTTTGTACGGCAGTATAAGTTTGAACCTCGCTATGGCCTAGTTTTGCGTATGATTGCTGGCTATCTTTCTCTCGCTACATCAAGCGATGGGGGTTATTCGGATTCGGATGCCCTCCAGTCCTTTTTTGATGACCTTTTTGCTGAGCCTCACGACCTAGCTGCCAGAAGTGAACTCTATTTGATTGCAGAGTGCTTTGAAGAGTGTCGAGATCCTACCTTAGTGAACCAGTACGCGGACTTTATTAAGCTTGTAAAAGACTATATTAAGTATCTCTGCTTGCTAAATTTAGACTTCGGAAGATTGCTCAGGAATAGAAATTTTCTTAATCATCCCGAAATCTTACATACTATCAGAGAACTGTTATCCGATCCCAAGACAAAGGAAAATACGCTAAGAATCTTACTAAGCATCTCGAACACAGGACTAAACTTAACTTTAGAAATAGTAGGATTAATCGTGGAGGAACTTAAGAATTCTAAAACATATCCTGATGCTAGAAGGTATGCTGCCTTTATTTTAGAAAAAATAGCAAGGCAAGGAGGTGAGCTTCCACAAGAAGCATTAGCTGCTCTAATTCAAGCTTTCGGAGAAACCTTTTCTATTGTTAGCGTTCCTGCTACTAGGGCTTTAGAAGCAATAGCAAAACAAGAAGGTAAGCTTTCTGAAAAAGTGCTAGCCTTTCTCATCCAAACTTTCAAAGAAGGCGATAGTAGGATTAAATATTCTGCTGCTAGTACCCTAGGAGAAATAGCAAGACAAAGAGGTAAGCTTTCTGAAAAAGTGCTAGCCTTTCTCATCCAAACTTTCGAAGAAGGCGATAGTAGGATTAAAAGTTATGCGGCTAGTACCTTAGGAGAAATAGCAAAACAGGGAGGTGAACTTCCGAAAGAAGCGTTAGAGGCTCTCATCCAAGCTTTCAAAAAGGGCGATAGTAAGACTAAAGATTCTGCTGTTGATGTCCTAACAGAAATAGCGGAACAAAGAGGTGAACTTCCGAAAGAAGCGCTAGACGCCCTCATCCAAGCTCTTAAAGAAGGCGATAGTAAGACTAAACATTCTGCTGCTAGGGTTCTAAGGACAATAGCAGACCAAGGAGGTGAACTTCCGAAAGAAACGCTAGGCGCTCTCATCCAAGCTCTTAAAGAAGGCGATAGTAAGACTAAAGTTTGTACTGCTAATGCCATAGAAGCAATAGCAGACCAAGGAGGCGAACTTCCGAAAGAAGCGCTAGACGCTCTCATCCAAGCTTTCAAAGAGGGCGATAGTAAGACTAAAGATTCTGCTGCTGATACCTTAGGAGCAATAGCAAGACAAGGAGGTGAGCTTTCTAAAGAAGCGCTGGCCGCTCTCGTCCAAACTCTCAAAGAAGGCAATAGTATGACTAAGGGTTATGCTGCTGATGCCCTGGGAACAATAGTGAAGCAAGGAGGTGAACTTCCGAAAGAGGCGCTGGCCACTCTCATCCAAGCTCTTCAAGAAGGCGATAGAGAGACTAGGTATTCTGCTGCTGATGCCCTAGGAGCAATAGTGAAGCAAGGAGGTGAGTTTTCTAAAGAGGTGCTGGCCACTTTCATCCAAGCCCTCAAAGAAGGCGATAGCCTGGCTAAAGTTTATGTTGTTAGTGCCATAAAAGAAATAGTAAAACAAGTAGGCAAACTTCCAAAAGAGGGGCTAAATTCTCTTATCCAAGCCCTTAAAGAAGGTGATAGTCTGACTAAAGTTTATATTGTTAATGCCATAAAAGAAATAGCAAAACAAGGAGGAGAGCTTCCGAAAGAAGTGCTAGCCGTCCTCATCCAAGTTTTCAAAGAAGGCGATAGAGAGACTGAGTATTCTGCTATTAATACCTTAGGAGCAATAGTAGAGCAAGGAAGTGAGCTTCCGAAAGAAGCATTAGCCATTCTCATCCAAGCCCTTAAAGAAGGTGATAGAGAGACTAAGTGCTCTGCTGCTGATGCCTTAGGAGCAATAGCAAGGCAGGGAGGTGAGTTTTCTAAAGAAGCGCTGGCCGCTCTCATCCAAGCTCTCAAAGAAGGCGATAGAGAGACTGAGTATTCTGCTGCTAATGTCCTAGGAGCAATAACAAGACAAGGAGGTGAGTTTTCTAAAGAAGCACTAGCCGCTCTCATCCAGGCTCTTCAAGAGGGCGATGGAGAGACTAAGTATTCTGCTGCTACTGCCTTAGGAGCAACAACAGGACAAGGAGGAGAGCTTCCGAAAGAAGTGCTGGTCGCTCTCATCCAAGCTTTCAATGAAGGAGATAGAGAGATTAAACGTTCTGTTGCTGATACCTTAGGAGCAATAGCAGAGCAAGGAGGAGAGCTTCCGAAAGAAGCACTAGCCGCTCTCATCCAAGTTCTCAAAGAAGGCGATATAGAGACTACATTTTCTGTTGCTAATGCCCTAAGAATAATAGCAAAACAAGGAGGTGAGTTTTCTAAAGAAGCGCTGGCCTCTCTCATCCAAGCCCTCAAAGAAGGCGATAGTATGACTAAAGTTTATGTTGCTAATGTCATAAAAGCAAGGGCAAAACAAGGAGGCGAGTTTTCTAAAGAAGCGTTAGAAGCTCTCATCCAAGTCTTTAAAGAAGGCGATGGAAAAACTAGAAGGTATGCAGCTAGTGCTCTAAAAAAAATAGCAAAACAAAGAGGCGAACTTCCGAGAGAAGTGCTAGCCGCCCTCCTCCAAGCCCTCAAAGAAGATGTTGAGCTAACTAGGTTTTATGCCGCCACCGTCCTGAAAAAATTTGATAAAAATGCGTTATTAAAAATGAGTAGCCAGGCATTTGCTTTAATCACTGAAGTTTGTTTTTTTATTGATTATGGCTTTTCAATTAAAGGCCAGCAGCTTCAAATTTCTGATAAAAGAGCAACTTATTTCTGCAAGGATAAGTTAACGCTCAGCTATAAGGAAATAAGGGAAAAACTACCTAAGGAGCTTGCCGAATGGCGGAGACGACTAGATAGCCTCAGCCAAATTGGGAGTTCCCAAGAACCTACAGATCGAATCTGA